The following is a genomic window from Microtus pennsylvanicus isolate mMicPen1 chromosome 3, mMicPen1.hap1, whole genome shotgun sequence.
agtccaGGAGGTGAACGCTTCTGGCTGACTCCCAAGGTAGAGGTGATTTTCTCTGACCTTGTAGTCCCTTCTGGACAGGGTGTACAATTTGGGACAGCATCATGTACAGCTGTTCCTAGCATTACTcaatcttttgatttcttttcattcttccagGCATCTCATTTGTTCTTTTCGTTGGCTTCTTCTGCTTGTACCCGGAGCCCATAGATCCTGAAGATGAAACCCACGGATGTAGCAGACACCACCACCCAGGATGAAAACGTGTACAGTTATTACTACGACGGAAACATTCCCAAACCTTGCACCAAGGAAGGTATCAAGGCCTTTGgggagctcttcctgcctcctctttattCCTTGGTCTTTCTGTTTGGTCTGTTTGGAAACTCTGTTGTAGTTCTGGTGTTGTTCAAGTACAAGAGACTCAAATCCATGACCGACGTGTACCTGCTGAACCTCGCCATCTCAGATCTGCTGTTTGTTCTTTCGCTCCCGTTCTGGGCCTACTACGCCGCTGACCAGTGGGTTTTTGGATTGGGTCTGTGCAAGATTGTGTCATGGATGTACCTGGTGAGCTTTTACAGTGGCATCTTCTTCATCATGCTCATGAGCATCGATAGGTACCTGGCCATCGTGCACGCGGTGTTTTCCTTGAAAGCGAGGACTCTGACCTATGGGGTCATCACCAGCTTGGTCACGTGGTCAGTGGCTGTGTTCGCCTCCCTTCCGGGCCTCTTGTTCAGCACTTGCTACACAGAGCACAATCACACGTACTGCAAGACCAAGTACTCAGTCAGCTCGACCACCTGGAAGGTCCTCGGCTCCCTGGAGATCAACGTCCTGGGGCTGGTCATCCCGCTGGGGATCATGCTGTTCTGTTATTCCATGATCATTCGGACCCTGCAACATTGCAAGAATGAGAAGAAGAGCAGGGCAGTCAGGATGATCTTTGCTGTGGTGGTCCTCTTCCTCGGCTTCTGGACGCCGTACAACGTGGTGCTTTTCCTAGAGACCCTGGTGGAGCTTGAGGTCTTTCAGAACTGCACCTTGCAGAGGCGCCTAGACTTCGCTATCCAGGTCACAGAGACCGTGGCCTTCATCCACTGCTGCCTCAACCCCGTCATTTACTTCTTTCTCGGGGAGAAATTCCGAAAGTACATCGCCCATCTCTTCAGAACGTGCCGGGGTCCTCTTGTGCTCTGCCAATACTGTGACTTCCTTCAGATCTACTCAGCCGACACCCCCAGTTCCTCCTACACGCAGTCCACTGTGGATCATGACCTCCGGGACGCTTTGTAGCCACGTGAACGGGGTAGCATGACATTAACAAGCTCTCCACAGCCAGCGCTAGCCCACCTTGTTTTCAGCAAGGGTGCCCGAGCAGGTGTCTGAGGAAAGCAAACGAGCAAAACTCATGGAGGGCTGGCTTCTCACTCTGCAGGtggctcttcctctttccttggaGAAGTGCAGTCCGAAATGTGTTTAGCTGCTCTGAGTTTGTTCACACACCAGGTCTGCCTACGGGGAGAGGGGAACCTGGGGAGGCCTGTCCAGTTTCAGTGGGCTTGTAGATTGCACTGAAGACATGTcccctcttcccatcctcccctgggaaggggaCTCTCCAGAGAGATCCAGAGCCCTGATGGGTGGAGGAAATCACTCTTCCGCCGTGGAAACGAGCCTTTGAATGAATCTCCAGTTTTTGTAGAACTGTCTTGATGACTTTGGCTTGCTGTTGTCCTGGTGTTTTTCCAGTGGTACTCCATGAAGACAGATGTATAGAGAAATAAGGATTTTAGGTCATGGTTCTTTTGCTATAGAGGGTTGTTCATTGATGCCTGGCTATACATGAAGGTGATGAGGCATTCAgatgatcctgtctccacttGAAACAGGCATTTAGAACATACCTGTTAAAATCCACATGCGGCTTggcttgcatatatatatatgcaaatatatatatttgtttttgttttttcaagacagggcttctctatgtatctttggctgacttcaaactcacagagatttgcctgcctttgcctcccgagtgctgggattaaaggcatgcaccaccaggcctggcactGATCTATGTTTTAATTATGACAGGTGGTAGTTATTCAAATCAGGGTAGGGGGTGAAATGCCCTTGTAATCTTATCTGCTCTGTGGCTGAGACCAAGGGATCTTAGATTCAAGGATTACCTGGATAATACCAAAACCAAATCCAAGCAAAACCCCAATGTTTAGCTCTGAAAGGCTCTTCTGAGTACCCTAaattcatctttctctctctctctctctctcttttttttttttttttttggtttttcaagacagggtttctctgtggctttggagcctgtcctggaactagctctgtagaccaggctggtctcgaactcacagagatccacctgcctctgcctcccaagtgctgggattaaaggcatgcgccaccatcgcccggcttttctctctcttttttaatgtgATCATGGTGGCAAGTGTTTTttatcccagcaattgggaggcagaggcaggaggatctccaagtttgaggtcagcctggtatatgaatttagttccaggatagccaaggctatacagagaaaccctgttttgaaaaacaaaaacattaacaaaaccaaaaaccacaagctttatgagccaggtggtggtagcgcacacctttaatcccagtacttgggaggcacaggcaggtggatctctgtgaatgtgaacccagcttggtctacggagtgaggtccaggccactcagagctacacagtgacacTTTGTATCAacaaaataggaaggaaggaaggagggaaggaaggaaggaagaaaggaaggaaggaaggaaggaaggaggaaggaaggaaggaaaaaggaaggaaggaaggaggaaggaaggaaggaaggaagatggtaTATTAATAAAGTATGACAATATCTATTGAGATAAGGATAGAAAAGTCATTATtgagccggacggtggtggcacacgcctttaatcccaacactcaggagggagaggcaggctcttctttgagtttgaggccagcctggtatacaagagctagttcccaggacaggctccaaagctacagaaaaaccctgtctcaaaaaacaaaaacaaaaaaagtcattaCTAGTGTGTGTTAAGATAGCTATTAAATTATAAAgttgtgctgggtggtggtggcacactcctttaatcccagatctcaggaggcaaaggcaggcgagCTCcaagttcgagtccagcctggtctacagagggaattcctgGACAGCCGGGGCTAGAACAGTTActcttataatattttaataatttatcatGTTATAATTTATCATGTTACATCATTAAGATAATTTGCTAAGTCTGTTTTTACTCAATTAATTTAAAGTCTTCCCagttattttacatgtatggtgtttgcctgcatgtatatctgtgtaccacatgtgtacctggtgcctgcagaggccagaaaagggtgttggaccccctggaactggagttacagatgcctgtgagctgtcctgtagatgctgggaattgaactcaggacctctggaagagcaggcagtgctcttaactgctgagccatctctccagtcccttgttttgttttttagacagccTCGCCGGGAGCATAACCTGCCCTAGGATTCAGTGTGTAGCCAAGCTGGCTCTGACTTTTCCCAGTcctcatgtgctgggattatagatgtgagccTCACATCCAGCTCCATAGTTTAACTGCTCAGAATTGAGTGAAAACTCCAATAGTTTGTGAGAGCAGATCCCTCCCAAAATAAGAGCCAATCTGGAGAGATACCCGGTTATAATGCTTCTGTTAAGTGTGCACATTGTAGCACCTGCTGCCTTTATTAAGAACACATTTCTAGAAGTTTATTTTCTGAAGAGTAGCTTCAACAGGAAAATTTGAGAAATttatggaaaacaaaataaagtcgCGTATTCAGCTGCGCTAAGCCTTTGTTCCTGACCGTGTCTCTGTGTGCTCTTCTGGTATGGGTGGGAGTTGGAGTTCTTGGCCCACCAGAGGTCTAGTCACGTGCTGTAAATCCAAGAGAAGAATGGATGAGTTAACTGTTAAATTCTCCAtgtgggggctggcaagatggcgcATATGGTGCAAcgggcaaaggtgcttgccactaagcttggtgacctgagtttaatctctggGATCCACACGGTGGAAAGCAGAACTGATTCCCAAAAGGTGTTCTCCAACCTCCTTAtctgtgccatggcacatgtgtgtacgagagagatagagaaagagacagagagaaatggaaagctAAAGGCCCAGATGGGCCAAGAGGAGCCCTTGTGTTGTGCACTAGGAGGTGAGGGCACATAGAGGTTGGAGCGGCTCCTGACTTTGTGTGTATATAGGTGTGAAATTTTGCTTTCTCCCTCTAGGAAATGACATGTAGCAATCAGTCTTTGCCTCCTCAGATATGATTCATTACACACTGTAGTCACATGTTGGATTCTCACACTGTACCCCATAAACATGTACTTGCATCCCGCACCTATCTAAAAGATAGCAGGAGAAGGGTATATAGGCTTTGTCCagacttttcttttctccttttgtttttttctaggcaaggtctctctatgtagccctggctatcctggaactccctctgtagaccaggctggcctcaaattcagagatctgcctgcctctgcctcccaagtcctgggatcaaaagcgtgcgccaccacagcctggtttaGGAGTAgctcttatttgttttcttagaaaGCTTTGACTTGCTGTGCAGTGGtagcacaagtctttaatcctagcacttgggagacagggaggcagaaacaggcagatctctgagttcaagaacaaTCTGGTTCacaatctagttccaggacagccagggctacacagagaagccaagtataaaacagcaacaacaaagacaaacaaaaagaggaaactTTGGCCCTAAGGTGGCTATCAGGTGGTAAAACGCTTGCAGTGCACAAAGACCCAGGTGGCATCCCTAGAACTCTCACAGTTtttaagaagccaggcatggtggcatgtacttGTCATCCCAAAGTGGTGGCAGCAGGGACTGCAGGAGACTTGCTGCCCAGTCTAGCAGGATCTGCAAGCTCCAGGGCCAGGGGGAGACCCCATCTCACAAAGAAACACACGAAAACATGGAGAGCCATTCATGAAGACAGCTGATACTGCCCTCTgcatccacacacgtgtgcacatatctGCCACACacccaccttcacacacacacagaaaatttgCACCTAGTGTGACAGGCTCCTCTTACTCCGTGGGAAGCCTGAGCATGCTGCTGCTTTTCtccttggcctcagtttccccatctgggccatgaaatgtctttttttttctgagacaagatttctttgtatagccctggctatcctggtactccctcttgtagaccaggctgacctcgaactcacagagatctgcctgcctctgcctcccaagggctgggattaaacacatgtgccaccactgctttgCCCATGAAACATATTTCTAGATGATTGAAAGAAATCAGTAAGAGGACTCATGCCAAGAATGCTCCAAGCTTGTGCAGAGGGTGTGGGAGTTTCTCAGCCGGAGGCTGCCTCCTGTTTCCTGGCAGAGCTTTGCTCATTTTAGCATCGTGACACAGAAGCATGGTGACTGGTAAAGGATCTGCTGCCTGTCCCCAGCACACAAAAGACTGAGCAACGCTGCATTGTGGTCCATGGCTCCATCCTTCTACCATGGTGGGgtctcctcttgtctccacccacTCACAAAGGAGGCAGCTGTGTGGAGTTACTGGCAAGTTACCATCCTGCAGTGGCCTCAAAGACGGGACAGAGGCCTGTCCACTCCACCCCTGTCTACTCCACCCTTGTCTACTTTACCCTCGTCCACTCCACCCCTGTCCTCTCCACCCCTGTCCACTCTACCCCTGTCCACTTGTCTACTTTACCCTCgtccactccacccccatccactccactCCTGTCCACTCAATATCTGTCCACTCCACCCCTGTCCTCCCCAGCCCTGTCTACTCTACCCCCATACACCCCACCGTCATCCACTCCACCCATCCACTCCACCCTCGTCCACTCTACCCCTGTCCACTCCACCCTCATCCACTCCACCTTGACCACTCCGTCCCCAtccaccccatccccactcaCTCCACCCCTGTCCACTCCACCCCATCCCCGTCCACTCCACCCCTGTCCATTCCACTCCAGCTCAGGTCAGAAGCATTTCCTCTACTACTTATTAGGAGATTGACAGCTGACAGCTCAGCCACTATTTCTTCAGGAATGGTCATCTTCTGGGGACAGTTTGTATCTAGTGACCGCATTATGAATGGAGGCAAGCCTTTTCTCCTCACCCAGCTCTGGGACAACTCTGAAGGATCCCAGCAACTCTTGAGCTCCCCTAAGTTTATCTGAGGCTTCTATTGTATCCCATCATGgtgagcctttctttctttctttctttctttctttctttctttctttctttctttctttctttctttttattatattttatgcttttggtttttcaagacagggtttctctgtagctttggagcctgtcctggaactagctcttgtagaccaggctaaccctgaactaacagatctgcctgcctctatctcctgactactgggattaaaggtgtgtgccaccaccgcctggccatggTGAACCTTTCTTACTGCCCAAACTGGTGCGGCTCATGCCCATACAGGTGTTTCTGAGAGGAGTGCCGTGTGGTTCCCTGCATGCTGCTTTCAGAGTCTCAGGCTGTTTCCAGGGAGGTGAAGGCCGAACACGACACCAAGCATCACCTGGTCCTTGCACCAGGGCATCCTTCCTTCATCATTCCCTGAGCATCTGCCACACTGGATCCTTGCTCCTGCACTCTTCAGGACCCTGGTGACCTGCCTAAGCCCTGAGGTGTTTTCCTCACGACTTTGCCATCTGACGCAGCTTGCCATTCTGTAATCTTCCCTCAACAAAATGAACTCCTTTTTGTATTCACGgcacttcatttgttttttaaaaattacatttattataatttagTGGGTGTGCCAGCACACGCTTGCCACAGTGTGCACTGACAATCCGAGGGTGGACTCGCAGGAgtcccatctctcctccctctgctggGTCCTGGGATCAAACGCAGGCTTAGCCGTGTTACTGCTTAAACGTTTCTGACAGTTCCAAATTCCCCCCTCAGAGCCCCAGAAAGCCACCAGTGCCTTCACAAGCTGAGACTCATTTCAGACTTTCAAAAAGGAGATACAGTCACTTTAATGATCTCCAGAATTGGGGTTCAGGggcctggggatgtagcttagcTGGCACcagtgaagccctgggtttgctaCATAAAAGGGGCACGGGGGCACAGCCTGTGAGGCGcaacactggggaggtggaggcagttaCATTtacttgttgtgtgtgtgtgtctgtctgaggataatttgcagaagtcagttctctgcttctaccatgtCCCAAGTATCAATTTcagatcatcaggtttggcagcacctttaccaacagagccatctcactggcccagtggtcaggagttcaagttcaTAGGCACCTACaacattgagttcaaggccagcctgggctacacaggatgagagaaattaaacaaacaaataaataaattgaggaTCAGGGAAACAATATTGAACCATGTATTTAACTCCACCGGCAGTAGCCACCGGGTCCAGGTGTAGTGAAATGGGTGAAAGAAACACTCGCTGGTTGTTTTTCACCTCGTGAATGCGCTTCCTCTGTCTGCCTAAGGCCTCTGCTCTAGTAAGCCCAGTTTCGCTTTAAGTATACAGAGACGCAGACCTCTAGTTCCAAAATCCCCCAAGTGtgtttctaataaaactttatgtgACCCGGTTCAAAGACTGACCCAGTTGTTCCAGAAGCAGAGGCGGGTTTTGGGTAAAAAAGTTACTTCATCGAGACTTTTGATATGAGCAGAAGTGTGAGAGCTGAGAGTCTGGAGTTTCACCTCTGGGAGGTTGTAAAATAACATCAAGAAGAATAAACTTAAAAGCCATAAATTCccgatttttattttttcagacagtgtctcactaatggataaggctagccttgaactcaagaccctGCTACCccagcctcccacatgctgagattacaggtgccaTCCACCATGCCTGATTAATAAGGCCcaaacttattttatttgttgaagaATCTCATGCCTATAGACAGACCCTCTATCCTCAGCTGCACCCTCACGTGGCTCAGAAGACACAAAAGGAAACGGAGTGCACGGGTCTTTGCATAATCATATGTCCACATGAAAtcataaaacaggaaaaataaccTGTTGAAAAAAACTTCTAACAGTGCTCAACAGAACTTTGCTGCATTTCATTGCATACGGAGATgtgggtatacacacacattcgccaACATTTTTATATCACATGCTCAAAATAGGCAAGCTGGACTTAGGATGGCGGCGtacacctgtaaacccagtaGTTAGGAGCTAGACCAGCAAGCTACCTCGGAGCCACGTCTCCAGCTGCAAGCTGTGCCTTTTTGTCCccgagagaaaagtaactattaCATAGTCTAAGGAATTTCCAGGCTGCTCCTCAGAGGATCGGAGGAAGATAGAAAAGTTAacacaggccaggcggtggtggcacatgcctttaatcccagcactcggcaggcagaggcaggcggatctctatgagttcgaggccagcctggtctacagaccaattTCCAGGCTCcgaagttacacagagaaatcctgtctcaaaaaccaaaaagaaaagaaaagttaacaCAGAAAGGGAGAAGACACAGAACCAGGGTCTCCTCTGTAGCTGGTTCTGGACAACAGAAGGGATCTCATCTCCACACAAGGTCTCAGGTCTCTGGTGTGCCTTCAGCAGAGCCCTTCCCAGTTAGTAGccagcagttttgttttgttttgagacagtgtttctctacgtagccccagctgtcctgtcactTTGTAGAGTAGGGTGGcagtgaactcagagatcttccagcttctgcctctcaagtgctgggattaaaggtgtgcgctccCTTGCCCagctgttttttattatttatttttactttctttttctttttgtatttttataatttactaGTCCACACAGTTGGTATAAAATCAGGAAAAGCaagccaagagagagagagagagaaagagagagagagagaaaggtctaGAGTCTTAGCATCAGAAGGGCACTGTATATACATCTACAATTGGTGGCCAATACAAGTAAGTCATTGCCAGACAGTCCTTGGAGGCACAGAACACTCTAGACCCAGCAAGCCAGGGAACTCACAGTCCCAGGGGTCTAGACGCTTGTCCCGACACTCTGACCGTGAGAAAACTGTGGGAGTGATGGAggctttgagatttatttattgtagtaATAACAACAGCCTAGCTAGGTATGAAAGCAGTTGTGAACCGTTTATATCACATGCAATTATTCTACTTTATGTCATCAAACTGTTAATCGAGTTTCCAGTGAGTGGTTTAAGTGATTAGTAATAACGAGGAATGGTAAATCTATAGCACCACTTCACAGACTCCTTGTCTCCAACTTCTCGTTGAAAGGTGTGGCCCCGGTACTCTGCCTACAAGGACGAGTGTCCCAGTGCCACCAGGATGTTTTTGCAGAGGGCTCTGGTCAGGGTGTGTCGTCTGTGAGTGCGTAGGGCTCCTCCACACAGCGATTCGGGCAGTGGATATTCCTGCGAAATGTACCAGGTCACCCACAGTGTGAAGGCCTTTGGCCATTGGGGGTTTGTCCGCACACTTTGAGGCTGAGTGGGAGGGAGGTATCTGATTTTAGATGAAAAGGGCCACATGGGAGATTTTTATGTCTGAgcaaaacaaatgataaaaacaaaaacaaaaaagatactgAGCTTGGTTATAGTGTTAAGATGTGAAGTTCTTTAAGATTCAACACGAGGCTGACAGTcaacataaaaagcaaacaatcctatgtacatatatgtaaaaagTGTTATAAATAGGTTTTATAAACCATAGGTATTCTATACACCTTAAATTGACAGCAATCCTCACTCAATCACGTTCTGTTTAGTTTGACTTGAGTTGAGCTTTGGGGCTAGCTCTTTTGGTTTGTTGGGtttgatttctagtttctttcctccctccccgtGTACCCTATGCATGCTCAGAGCCTAGATGGACAGTGCATTGGGCGCCTTATTCATGTTTTTGTAGGATTACGTAGACGATGCCACTGAGGTGGGCCAGGGGAAAGGCCACCCAGGCCAGGATGTAGGCGAAGCCATGGGAGTATTCAGTGTTGGCCTGCCACTCTCTGTGCCTCACTGTGTAGATGGCCGCTGTACGCATCACGCAAAGACCAGCAAGGATTTGGAAGAATCTGGTGATGTAAAAGTGGCTGCCCTTGGTGAGGGTGAAGAGCTGGCAGAAGAacaggaacagagacaggagaccaTGGAGGCCTGGGCAGACTGCAGCCATTTGCTCGCTGATGGCGAGGAGCAACATTGGACAGCTCCGGAGAAGGTCATGGTACAATTCTGCCGGAGATCAGTGGTGCGTCCATTGCCCGCGAGCCATTGGCTGATGATGGTGGTGAACAGCAACACTCGCAGAGCGACGTGGAGGAACAGGATCTCCAACAGTAGGAACATGGTGACTGGGAGTTGGGTTGGGCTCGGCTCAGTGGAGTGGTGCTTGCAGTTCAAAGGGACAGCTGTCTCAGAGCAGTGTGGCCTCAGGCACAAACTCTGGTGCCACCTCGGGGTTGCTGGTGTCCCCAAAAGACAGCTGTGCTTTGGGGTTGTGCATGCCTGtagggagcagtgagaccccagatcctgaatttcttgtaaccccctgatctgagtgcctacagctgctctgagcacgagatcttcaggagttcctgatggcaggagagtggtttctggtgggtttggcttgggtgtggctatctctatataatctgcccctgaacacaataaagggggcattcatggggaattcaaggatgacccgtgtcattgtctctctgtctgtgtgtgtctgtgtattttaacctccagcccccttacccgaagctcacgaactgggtgccagggcacagagcgcagacatgggGGCGCGGTGCACGGCACacacctgtttttgttttttttaatttttaaatttttcttaatttttttaattttaaaaaatttaaattatatctattttttgCGGGACACCCGTGTCATGgagcacatgcagaggtcagaggacagctctctcCCTTAAccatgtgggaactgggaatcgaactcaggtcattagtCTTTGCAGCAAGcctctttccctgctgagccatctcatcaacccctggttttgatttttgagacaggttctcaatGATGCAACAACTCAGGCTGACCTTGCACTTAACTCTGTTCTTGAACTgcaggtgatcctcctgcctcagcctcccaagagcaggcacTACAGGCATATAAGGAGTAGCTGTGTGAGGAAGAGAGGAGCTATCTCTTTAGGAGCTAGAGGAGGGTGTGCCTACTGTGAAGTTTTCTGGCTAGGACGCTGTGTTGGTTACTTTCTTTTGCTATGTCAAAATAACCGACACAAGCGAGGAAGGGTTTATAGTCTCtcgcagtctgagggtgcagtccaCCATGGTTGGGGGAGACACCACAGCTCCTGAGGTGGTGAGACAACCTGCATGCGGGAGCTGGTCAcaggcatccacagtcaggaaccAGGGATGAACATTGAGTCCTTCTTACCCAGTTTGGAGCTCCAGCTCATGAGATGGTACAGCCCACACTCAGGGTGAGGGGGTCTTTCTTCCTCAGATAAGCCTCCCTgaaaacactctcacagacacacccagagttgtgtttccatggtgaccctAAATTtaggcaaattttttttttttttttggtttttcgagacagggtttctctgtagctttggagcctgtcctggaactagctcttgtagaccaggctggtctcgaactcacagagatctgcctgcctctgcctcccgagtgctgggattaaaggcgtgcgccaccacgcaaatttttttttcttaggcaaattttttttttcttaggcaAATTTTTAACAATGCAGATTCACCATCCCTGGCAGGTTCTCAATGATGCAATTTGTCCAATTCAGGGCCAACCAAGGAGTTGctgtggaggggaagagagggagaacgaggagaaagagaaggagagagatgttTACAAATACAAGGGAATCTGGCCTGCAAAAGAAGCATCCAACCCAAAGCTCAGCCCGAGGAAGAAACAGCAATAGACAGGATCAGCAATTAGCACATGGGTTCAAGCAAAATAGTGTGGGAAACGCTGTGTGTGGGGAGGCTGCTGACTTGGGCTGAGGAAAACACCCATtaagaagagcagaagagagagaacagtTGCTGCTGGCAGGAGGGCGGTTCCCACCCAAAGGTGTGACCAGAGACGTGTGGGTATCAGTGCCAAACTGCTGTCTACAGCTGAACTCAGTTT
Proteins encoded in this region:
- the Ccr4 gene encoding C-C chemokine receptor type 4, whose amino-acid sequence is MKPTDVADTTTQDENVYSYYYDGNIPKPCTKEGIKAFGELFLPPLYSLVFLFGLFGNSVVVLVLFKYKRLKSMTDVYLLNLAISDLLFVLSLPFWAYYAADQWVFGLGLCKIVSWMYLVSFYSGIFFIMLMSIDRYLAIVHAVFSLKARTLTYGVITSLVTWSVAVFASLPGLLFSTCYTEHNHTYCKTKYSVSSTTWKVLGSLEINVLGLVIPLGIMLFCYSMIIRTLQHCKNEKKSRAVRMIFAVVVLFLGFWTPYNVVLFLETLVELEVFQNCTLQRRLDFAIQVTETVAFIHCCLNPVIYFFLGEKFRKYIAHLFRTCRGPLVLCQYCDFLQIYSADTPSSSYTQSTVDHDLRDAL